A genomic region of Dactylococcopsis salina PCC 8305 contains the following coding sequences:
- a CDS encoding cell division protein SepF — MSNVFNRLRDFVGFNEPEDVEEYYEDEEMEDTNYRPQEVTPPPENERPPRRRLKERTQFTPETRETMPTTSKSNVIGMPGANNGLNEIVVIEPQSFEKMPEVIQALRKRKTVLLNLNMMEPDDAQRAVDFVAGGTFAIDGNQERVGESIFLFTPDCVNVTSHSHSTQGLTAPNPSNVHQMNPNPTNWRNQGDQIPQ, encoded by the coding sequence GTGAGTAACGTATTCAACAGATTAAGAGATTTTGTCGGTTTTAATGAACCCGAAGACGTGGAAGAATATTATGAAGATGAAGAAATGGAGGACACTAACTATCGTCCGCAAGAGGTGACTCCTCCCCCAGAAAATGAACGTCCCCCTCGTCGTCGTTTAAAAGAGCGAACCCAGTTCACTCCAGAAACACGAGAAACAATGCCCACCACTTCTAAAAGTAATGTAATTGGTATGCCTGGTGCAAATAACGGATTAAATGAAATTGTGGTCATCGAGCCACAGTCTTTTGAGAAAATGCCAGAAGTGATTCAGGCGCTACGAAAACGGAAAACGGTTCTTTTGAACTTAAATATGATGGAACCTGATGACGCACAACGAGCGGTGGATTTTGTTGCTGGTGGAACATTTGCCATTGATGGCAATCAAGAGCGTGTGGGAGAAAGTATTTTTCTCTTTACTCCCGATTGTGTGAATGTTACCAGTCACTCTCATAGCACGCAGGGGCTGACAGCCCCAAATCCCAGTAATGTTCACCAAATGAATCCGAATCCGACCAACTGGCGCAACCAAGGTGATCAAATCCCACAGTAG